The Streptomyces laurentii genome contains a region encoding:
- a CDS encoding lipase (Esterases and lipases (includes fungal lipases, cholinesterases, etc.) These enzymes act on carboxylic esters (EC: 3.1.1.-). The catalytic apparatus involves three residues (catalytic triad): a serine, a glutamate or aspartate and a histidine.These...; cd00312;~Prolyl oligopeptidase family; pfam00326;~alpha/beta hydrolase fold; pfam07859;~identified by MetaGeneAnnotator; putative;~lipase [Streptomyces hygroscopicus subsp. jinggangensis5008];~substrate binding pocket [chemical binding]): MSESSPRPVLEPAAQAFAEATSTRPYLFELGPAEGRKVVDDAQSGDIDKPAVDEEWVTVPGGPTGEVRARIVRPAGATGSLPVIVYLHGAGWVFGNAHTHDRLVRELAVGTGAAVVFPEYDLSPEHRYPVAIEQNYTVARWIVTDGAAKNLDATRIAVAGDSVGGNMSAALTLMAKERADVPLVQQVLFYPVTDANFDTGSYHQFAEGYFLRRDGMQWFWDQYTTDPAQRAEITASPLRATTEQLTGLPPALIITGEADVLRDEGEAYAAKLRTAGVPVTAVRYQGIIHDFVMLNALRDTHAAQAALAQAIGVLRESVRRVGRSSVSPGPTPYRPRPADRARALRRVAAVHRELGARHVRGARAREERDHRGHLAGGAEAAEGRHAGLALGVRAVGRVHVGVDRARVDDVRGDAAPAQFPRQRLRQADERGLARRVQRGARPGHPLGDAAADRDDPAALVHARGGRLRGQEGAAHVHREHPVRLREGERLQRAEDADPCVVHEHVESAEGVGRPRHRPGRVARVRGVGPQGEGLAAGRLDPGRDLAGPLLALDVGERHVRALLGQPDGRRRADTPAAAGDQDRLAVHRGHSVLLAISRAALVVASSIKCEAGPARWRQSDAEAVRGSGTRSGPRRAHERPAIRSPRSTDAYRR, translated from the coding sequence GTGTCCGAGTCCTCCCCCCGCCCCGTCCTGGAGCCTGCCGCGCAGGCCTTCGCCGAAGCCACCTCGACCCGGCCGTACCTGTTCGAGCTCGGTCCGGCCGAGGGCCGCAAGGTCGTCGACGACGCGCAGTCGGGCGACATCGACAAGCCTGCGGTCGACGAGGAGTGGGTCACTGTCCCCGGTGGTCCGACCGGTGAGGTCCGGGCCCGGATCGTCCGGCCCGCCGGCGCCACCGGAAGTCTGCCGGTGATCGTCTACCTGCACGGCGCGGGCTGGGTCTTCGGCAACGCCCACACCCACGACCGCCTCGTGCGCGAACTGGCCGTCGGCACCGGCGCCGCGGTCGTCTTCCCGGAATACGACCTGTCGCCCGAACACCGCTACCCGGTGGCGATCGAGCAGAACTACACCGTCGCCCGCTGGATCGTCACCGACGGCGCCGCCAAGAACCTGGACGCGACCCGGATCGCCGTCGCCGGCGACTCGGTCGGCGGCAACATGAGCGCCGCACTCACACTCATGGCCAAGGAACGCGCAGACGTGCCCCTGGTCCAGCAAGTGCTGTTCTACCCCGTCACCGACGCGAACTTCGACACCGGCTCGTACCACCAGTTCGCCGAGGGCTACTTCCTGCGCCGCGACGGCATGCAATGGTTCTGGGACCAGTACACCACCGACCCCGCACAGCGCGCCGAGATCACCGCCAGCCCCCTACGCGCCACCACCGAACAACTGACCGGACTGCCGCCCGCCCTCATCATCACCGGCGAAGCCGACGTCCTGCGCGACGAAGGCGAGGCCTACGCCGCCAAACTCCGCACCGCCGGCGTCCCCGTCACCGCCGTCCGCTACCAAGGCATCATCCACGACTTCGTCATGCTCAACGCCCTCCGCGACACCCACGCGGCCCAGGCCGCCCTCGCCCAGGCGATCGGCGTCCTGCGCGAGTCCGTACGGCGTGTGGGCCGGAGCTCGGTGAGCCCCGGCCCCACGCCGTACCGTCCTCGCCCGGCGGACCGGGCGCGCGCCTTACGCCGCGTGGCCGCCGTCCACCGAGAACTCGGCGCCCGTCACGTACGAGGCGCCCGGGCCCGCGAGGAACGCGATCATCGCGGCCACCTCGCCGGGGGTGCCGAAGCGGCCGAGGGCCGTCATGCCGGCCTGGCCCTCGGCGTACGGGCCGTCGGCCGGGTTCATGTCGGTGTCGATCGGGCCCGGGTGGACGACGTTCGCGGTGATGCCGCGCCCGCCCAGTTCCCGCGCCAGCGCCTTCGTCAGGCCGATGAGCGCGGCCTTGCTCGTCGCGTACAGCGTGGCGCCCGGCCCGGGCACCCGCTGGGCGACGCAGCTGCCGACCGTGATGATCCGGCCGCCCTCGTCCATGCGCGCGGCGGCCGCCTGCGCGGCCAGGAAGGCGCTGCGCACGTTCACCGCGAGCACCCGGTCCGCCTCCGCGAGGGTGAGCGACTCCAGCGGGCCGAGGACGCCGACCCCTGTGTTGTTCACGAGCACGTCGAGTCGGCCGAGGGCGTCGGCCGCCCACGTCACCGCCCCGGCCGCGTCGCCCGCGTCCGCGGCGTCGGCCCGCAGGGCGAGGGCCTTGCGGCCGGCCGCCTCGATCCGGGCCGTGACCTCGCGGGCCCGCTCCTCGCCCTGGACGTAGGTGAACGCCACGTCCGCGCCCTCCTCGGCCAGCCGGACGGCCGTCGCCGCGCCGATACCCCGGCTGCCGCCGGTGACCAGGACCGCCTTGCCGTTCATCGTGGACATTCCGTACTCCTCGCGATTTCCCGTGCAGCGCTTGTCGTTGCGAGTTCAATCAAATGCGAGGCGGGCCCGGCACGCTGGCGGCAATCGGACGCCGAGGCGGTACGGGGGAGCGGGACGCGAAGCGGCCCTCGAAGGGCCCACGAAAGGCCCGCGATTCGCTCCCCGAGAAGCACGGACGCGTATCGCCGATGA
- a CDS encoding dihydrofolate reductase (Dihydrofolate reductase [Streptomyces venezuelae ATCC10712];~RibD C-terminal domain; cl17279;~identified by MetaGeneAnnotator; putative) yields MATLSLTQFVTLDGVQQGPGGPEEDTRDGFDLGGWSMPYGDEDFGRFITEVFARPTAFLLGRRTYDIFAGYWPKRTDPGDLIASKLNSLPKYVASTTLTAADWPTTTVLRGEVAEEVAELKRRLDGEIQMHGSAALARTLLAHDLIDTLHLCVFPVVLGKGRRLFEAGATPAAFRLTDLRRTASGLAIQTYEQAGRPTYGTVG; encoded by the coding sequence ATGGCCACCCTGAGCCTCACCCAGTTCGTCACCCTCGACGGCGTCCAGCAGGGCCCCGGCGGGCCCGAGGAGGACACCCGGGACGGCTTCGACCTCGGCGGCTGGTCCATGCCGTACGGGGACGAGGACTTCGGCCGCTTCATCACCGAGGTGTTCGCACGGCCCACCGCGTTCCTCCTCGGCCGCCGTACGTACGACATCTTCGCCGGCTACTGGCCGAAGCGGACCGACCCCGGCGACCTCATCGCGAGCAAGCTCAACTCCCTGCCCAAGTACGTCGCTTCGACCACCCTCACCGCGGCCGACTGGCCCACCACCACCGTCCTGCGGGGCGAGGTGGCCGAGGAGGTCGCGGAGCTCAAGCGGCGGCTGGACGGGGAGATCCAGATGCACGGCAGCGCCGCCCTCGCCCGGACGCTCCTCGCCCACGACCTGATCGACACCCTCCACCTGTGCGTCTTCCCGGTCGTCCTCGGCAAGGGCCGCCGTCTCTTCGAGGCCGGCGCCACCCCCGCCGCCTTCCGGCTGACCGACCTGCGGCGCACCGCGTCGGGCCTGGCCATCCAGACGTACGAGCAGGCGGGCCGGCCCACCTACGGGACGGTGGGATAG
- a CDS encoding hypothetical protein (identified by MetaGeneAnnotator; putative;~sequence version:1) has protein sequence MLPNDDIVKLRDRSQAAMGMGIGLLVVAGLLWAWFAFLFLTPFSVDVSKAHERDCEAPVSAPREQLHARESFCGEERDWPQMLGVLALSLPFATAGALTYGRGAATFRICLLLQLQSRTGE, from the coding sequence ATGCTTCCGAACGACGACATCGTCAAGCTGCGTGACCGCTCTCAGGCCGCCATGGGCATGGGCATCGGCCTGCTCGTGGTGGCAGGGCTGCTGTGGGCCTGGTTCGCCTTCCTGTTCCTCACCCCGTTCAGCGTCGACGTCTCCAAGGCGCACGAGAGGGACTGCGAGGCTCCGGTCAGCGCGCCCCGTGAGCAGTTGCACGCCCGCGAATCCTTCTGCGGGGAGGAACGCGACTGGCCGCAGATGCTGGGCGTCCTCGCTCTCTCCCTTCCCTTCGCCACCGCGGGCGCGCTGACCTACGGCCGGGGCGCGGCCACCTTCCGGATCTGCCTCCTCCTGCAGCTCCAGAGCCGGACAGGCGAGTAG
- a CDS encoding allantoinase (KEGG: sgr:SGR_1289 allantoinase; TIGRFAM: allantoinase; PFAM: amidohydrolase;~L-Hydantoinases (L-HYDs) and Allantoinase (ALN); L-Hydantoinases are a member of the dihydropyrimidinase family, which catalyzes the reversible hydrolytic ring opening of dihydropyrimidines and hydantoins (five-membered cyclic diamides used in...; cd01315;~allantoinase [Streptomyces flavogriseus ATCC33331];~allantoinase; TIGR03178;~identified by MetaGeneAnnotator; putative): MDVNLVLRSTRVITPEGTRPASIAVAGGTIAAVLPHDAEVPAGARLEDVGDLAVLPGLVDTHVHVNDPGRTAWEGFWTATRAAAAGGITTLLDMPLNSLPPTTTVDHLRVKRDVARTKTHVDVGFWGGALPDNVKDLRPLYDAGVFGFKCFLSPSGVDEFPQLDQDRLAASLAELAAFDGLMIVHAEDPHELAAAPQKAGAAYTDFLASRPPAAENTAIRNLIDQARRLRARVHVLHLSSADALPLLAAAKAEGVRITVESCPHFLTLTAEEIPDGATEFKCCPPIREAANQDLLWQGLADGTIDCVVSDHSPSTADLKTGDFASAWGGISSLQLGLPAIWAEARRRGHSLEDVARWMSAGPARLAGLDRKGAIAAGRDADFAVLAPDAAFTVDPAGLQHKNRVTAYAGKTLHGVVTATWLRGERVYDRGVLTEPGGRLLVRGD; the protein is encoded by the coding sequence GTGGACGTCAACCTGGTCCTGCGCTCGACACGCGTCATCACTCCCGAGGGAACCCGCCCGGCGTCCATCGCCGTGGCCGGCGGGACGATCGCGGCCGTACTGCCCCATGACGCCGAGGTGCCGGCCGGCGCCCGCCTGGAGGACGTCGGCGATCTCGCCGTCCTGCCCGGCCTCGTCGACACCCACGTCCATGTGAACGACCCCGGCCGCACCGCGTGGGAAGGCTTCTGGACCGCCACCCGCGCCGCGGCCGCCGGCGGCATCACCACCCTGCTCGACATGCCGCTCAACTCGCTGCCGCCCACCACCACCGTCGACCACCTGCGCGTGAAGCGGGACGTGGCCCGTACGAAGACGCACGTCGACGTCGGCTTCTGGGGCGGCGCCCTGCCCGACAACGTCAAGGATCTGCGTCCTCTGTACGACGCCGGCGTCTTCGGCTTCAAGTGCTTCCTGTCGCCGTCCGGCGTCGACGAGTTCCCGCAGCTCGACCAGGACCGGCTGGCCGCCTCGCTCGCCGAGCTCGCCGCCTTCGACGGCCTGATGATCGTGCACGCCGAGGACCCGCACGAACTGGCCGCCGCCCCGCAGAAGGCGGGCGCCGCGTACACCGACTTCCTCGCCTCCCGGCCGCCCGCCGCCGAGAACACCGCCATCCGGAACCTGATCGACCAGGCCCGCCGGCTGCGCGCCCGCGTCCACGTCCTGCACCTGTCCTCCGCCGACGCGCTGCCGCTCCTCGCCGCCGCCAAGGCCGAGGGCGTACGGATCACCGTCGAGTCCTGCCCCCACTTCCTCACCCTCACGGCCGAGGAGATCCCGGACGGGGCGACCGAGTTCAAGTGCTGCCCGCCCATCCGCGAGGCCGCCAACCAGGACCTGCTCTGGCAGGGCCTCGCCGACGGCACCATCGACTGCGTCGTCTCCGACCACTCCCCGTCCACCGCCGATCTGAAGACCGGCGACTTCGCCTCAGCCTGGGGTGGCATCTCCTCCCTCCAGCTCGGCCTGCCCGCGATCTGGGCCGAGGCCCGCCGCCGCGGCCACAGCCTGGAGGACGTCGCCCGCTGGATGTCCGCGGGCCCGGCCCGGCTCGCCGGCCTCGACCGGAAGGGCGCCATCGCGGCGGGCCGCGACGCCGACTTCGCCGTCCTCGCCCCGGACGCCGCCTTCACCGTCGATCCCGCCGGCCTCCAGCACAAGAACCGCGTCACGGCCTACGCCGGCAAGACCCTCCACGGTGTCGTGACGGCCACCTGGCTGCGCGGCGAACGGGTGTACGACCGGGGGGTACTGACCGAGCCGGGCGGACGGTTGCTGGTGCGCGGGGACTGA
- a CDS encoding permease of the drug/metabolite transporter superfamily (EamA-like transporter family; pfam00892;~Permease of the drug or metabolite transporter superfamily [Streptomyces fulvissimus DSM40593];~UniProt-pubmed:11572948; UniProt-pubmed:21463507; UniProt-pubmed:18375553; UniProt-pubmed:21059706; UniProt-pubmed:20581206; UniProt-pubmed:19251847;~identified by MetaGeneAnnotator; putative), with the protein MTASPAVAAPASLGAPGRPAWLTDLPVLLVAVVWGGSYLAAKGITTCSTVLAVLILRFAVVLPVLVVAGWRGLRALTAAQWRGAGLLGLVLAGVFLLETYGVVHTSATNAGLIISLTMILTPLAEAAVTRTRPPRAFLAAAALSVAGVVLLTQGGGFTTPSSGDLLMLLAALARTAHVLVMSRIKAVRTAGSLSLTTVQLGSAVVVFALLAALSGSGGGAAPWEAARAFGVREWAGLLFLSVFCTLFAFFVQMWAVRRTSPSRVSLLLGTEPLWAAAAGIALAGDRPGVLGLFGAILVLAGTSWGRRAADEGDR; encoded by the coding sequence ATGACCGCGTCCCCGGCCGTCGCCGCCCCCGCGTCGCTCGGTGCCCCGGGCCGTCCCGCCTGGCTCACCGACCTGCCCGTCCTGCTGGTCGCGGTGGTCTGGGGCGGCAGCTATCTCGCCGCCAAGGGCATCACCACCTGTTCCACCGTGCTCGCCGTCCTGATCCTGCGGTTCGCGGTGGTCCTGCCCGTCCTCGTCGTGGCCGGATGGCGCGGGCTGCGGGCGCTGACCGCGGCCCAGTGGCGCGGCGCGGGCCTGCTCGGGCTGGTCCTCGCCGGGGTGTTCCTGCTGGAGACGTACGGGGTCGTCCACACCTCCGCCACCAACGCGGGCCTGATCATCAGCCTCACGATGATCCTCACGCCGCTCGCCGAGGCCGCCGTCACCCGTACCCGCCCGCCCCGCGCCTTCCTGGCCGCCGCCGCGCTGTCCGTCGCGGGCGTCGTCCTGCTCACCCAGGGCGGCGGCTTCACCACGCCCTCGTCCGGCGATCTGCTCATGCTGCTCGCCGCGCTCGCCCGCACCGCGCACGTCCTCGTGATGTCCCGTATCAAGGCCGTCCGGACGGCGGGGTCGCTCTCCCTCACCACCGTCCAACTCGGCTCCGCCGTCGTCGTTTTCGCGCTGCTCGCCGCACTCTCCGGTTCCGGCGGCGGGGCGGCGCCGTGGGAGGCGGCACGCGCCTTCGGAGTGCGCGAGTGGGCCGGACTCCTCTTCCTCTCCGTCTTCTGCACGCTCTTCGCCTTCTTCGTGCAGATGTGGGCGGTCCGCCGCACCTCCCCGTCCCGGGTCAGCCTGCTGCTCGGCACCGAACCGCTGTGGGCGGCCGCCGCCGGCATCGCCCTGGCCGGTGACCGCCCCGGCGTCCTCGGCCTGTTCGGTGCCATCCTCGTGCTCGCGGGCACCAGTTGGGGCCGTCGAGCCGCCGACGAGGGCGACCGATAG